In one window of Sardina pilchardus chromosome 23, fSarPil1.1, whole genome shotgun sequence DNA:
- the LOC134071128 gene encoding H-2 class II histocompatibility antigen, A-Q alpha chain-like, with product MKPAIFYLWVTCPLFCTGNQYLYQDAINDVYCDTDEKYFSVNIEDNQVLHVDFKEKTVVDTLPDFVNVTWEKYYGLIYADAYDEMKEFKDTMAYMARELGYPPEAKEPPVSAVYSSEEVLLGFENTLVCYITRFYPPQITIRWMRNDKNVTQGVSLSQIYINNDGSFNQFSTLKFIPKKGDMYSCTVEHSALDEPLTREWDVEVSEPSLGPSVFCGVGLAVGLLGVATGTFLLVKGKDSRRHLGVGL from the exons ATGAAGCCTGCTATCTTTTATCTATGGGTTACATGTCCCCTGTTCTGCACAGGAAATCAAT ATCTGTATCAAGATGCCATCAATGATGTATACTGTGACACAGACGAGAAGTACTTTTCAGTAAATATTGAAGACAATCAGGTACTGCATGTGGATTTTAAGGAAAAAACTGTTGTTGACACATTACCAGACTTTGTAAATGTGACTTGGGAAAAATACTATGGGCTGATATATGCAGACGCTTACGACGAAATGAAGGAATTTAAGGACACTATGGCATATATGGCAAGAGAGCTTGGTTATCCTCCTGAGGCAAAAG AGCCACCAGTCAGTGCCGTGTATTCCAGCGAGGAGGTGCTTTTGGGATTTGAGAACACCCTCGTCTGTTACATCACCAGGTTCTACCCTCCTCAGATCACCATAAGGTGGATGAGGAATGACAAGAACGTGACACAGGGGGTGAGCTTAAGCCAGATCTACATAAATAACGACGGTTCCTTCAACCAGTTCTCCACCCTGAAGTTCATTCCTAAGAAGGGGGACATGTACTCCTGCACGGTGGAGCATTCAGCACTTGATGAACCCCTGACAAGAGAATGGG atgTTGAGGTGTCTGAGCCCAGTCTTGGTCCATcagtgttctgtggagtgggtcTGGCTGTGGGGCTGCTGGGAGTGGCTACCGGAACATTCCTCCTCGTCAAGGGAAAAGATAGCCGCAGGCATCTAGGAGTAGGCCTATAG
- the meig1 gene encoding meiosis expressed gene 1 protein homolog yields MSCAALLDGNCQPKSMSRASQWTDEIENLYRFQQAGYRDEREYRQVKQVELVDRWPETGFVKKLQRRDNTFYYYNRKRECEDKEVRKVKVYAY; encoded by the exons ATGTCTTGTGCAGCGCTGCTTGATGGCAACTGCCAGCCCAAGTCCATGAGCCGGGCGAGCCAGTGGACCGACGAGATCGAGAACCTGTACAGATTCCAGCAGGCAGGCTATCGAGATGAGAGGGAGTACCGTCAAGTGAAGCAGGTGGAGCTG GTGGACCGGTGGCCAGAGACTGGCTTTGTGAAAAAGCTTCAGAGGAGGGATAACACCTTCTACTATTACAACAGGAAGCGCGAGTGTGAAGACAAAGAAGTGCGCAAAGTGAAGGTTTACGCGTACTGA